The window AGCTATTGATACTACCGCGTTCCTGAAAACTACCATTAAGGCTGTTGAATTCGTAAACATAAATGCCTTTACTGGCTTTCTGTGTGTAAGTGCCAACAAGCAGATAGTGTTTGTTCTGAGCTGAACTGCTAAAGCAGATAAAAGCTAAGAGTATTGAAATGAAACGCATATAAGGGCTATTATAGCTTGAAATTACAGAAAGCTGCAAACAAAAAGTGCGACCGAAGTCGCACTACTGAAAGTCCTTAAACGACCCTTAAGGAGGTTCTCAGCGATGCAAAACTGCAAAATATGACTGATTTTTTGTGTCATAAATTTGTCAATGCTTAACTGTAAGCTGAGAGAATTAACATTTGAGATCTAAATAAAATAGGTGGTACCGACTTTATAGCATAGCTTTGCTTGGTCAATTTGAGTTAATCAGTTTTTGGTCAGTACAATTATATATCTGCTAAGTTTTTTCCGCCGATAGTTAGTTCAGTCCCTGCCTCTGCATTGTCTCAAGTATTTTTCAAATTTTAAATGTTTCAAAATGAACATTTACGTTTCTAATTTAAGTTATGCCGTTCAGGACGAAGACCTGAGAGGTTTTTTCGCAGAGTATGGTGAAGTTAGTTCTGCAAAAGTTATCATGGACAAATTCACTAACCGTAGCCGTGGTTTCGGTTTTGTTGAAATGTCTGATGACGAAGCAGCTAAGAAAGCTATCGCTGAATTGAATGGCGCTATGGTTGATGGTCGTAGCATTTCTGTAAACGAAGCTCGTCCTAAAGAAGACAGACCCCGTACAGGTGGTGGCAATGGCGGTAACCGTCCTCGCCCTTCTTACAACAACAGTCGCTGGTAATTTTTAGCAGTGCACATTTTTGATCCCTCCGTAGTAATGCGGGGGGATTTTTTATTGTACATTCCCTCTATGGATGCGCTGCAGCAATTAAAGCAGATGATGGATGCGCGGTTTCGCCTTCCTGATGCCGTATGGCAGGATTTTTCTGCTGCCTGGCAGCCTGTTGCTTTCAAGCGAAAAGCAGTGATTACAGCAGCAGGCGAGGTGGAGCGGTATCTCTATTTTGTAGTAGAAGGTATTCAGCGGGCTTATTATCTCGCAGAGGATGGAACGGATGTAACTGTTGTGTTTACATATCCGCCATCATTTTGCGGGGTGCCGGATTCTTTGCAATTGCAAACACCTGCACATTATACGGTAGAAGCTTTAACTGCAAGTTCCATGCTGCGCATGGGCTATCAGCAATTGCAGGATTTGATGGATCAGCATCGCTCACTTGAGCGAATGGTTCGGCTGGCTACAGCTGCGGCTTTATATGGGGTGATGCATCGTCAGGCAGAGATTATGGCTTTCAGCGCAGAACAAAAATTCACCACCTTCCTCCAGCGAAGTCCGCATTTGTTGAATATGGTGCCACACAAGTACTTGGCTTCTTATCTGGCTATTGATGCCAGCACTTTCAGTAAATTATTGAGTAGTGTACGCATATAAATCTTGGTCTGCACCAAGATTTTTGGGTTTCAGGTCCTGGAATTTTGTTCAAAATTGATCGATATGCCACAATACAGCATAGCTTCAGAACAAAAGCGATTATTAGAAATTGTACAACAAGTACAGCAGTTTATTAATCGTATAGACACACTTAGTGAATGGCAGTTATTACAGCAGCCAAGTTTTGGTGGTTGGAGTCTTGCTCAGGTAATGGAACACCTGAATGTTTATTGCAGACATTATTTACCCCTGATTGATCAAGCAATCCAGGAGGAGCGAGGTAATAGTGGTAATTACCATTCAGGTTGGCTGGGGGAGTTCTTTGCCAAACTGATGCAGCCTCTACCAGATGGAACGCTATCTAAAAAAATGCAGGCTCCTGCCAAAGCGCAACCTGTGCAAGCATTGAATGCTGTTGCGGTGAAAACTGAATTCCGATTACATCAGGAAAAATTAATGCTGTTGCTGCAAAATGCACATTTCGCCAATTGGCAAAAGCAAAGAATCCCTACTTCTCTGAGTAAATGGATCAGCTTGCGTTTGGGTGATACACTTCGTTTCTTTGTAGCGCATGAATACAGGCATTTACTGCAGATGCAACGCATATTGCTGCAAATGTCATAGCGTTTTCTTGAGGATGATTCTTGGATCGTTGATGCCTGCTTTAATTCTGCTGGCAATTAGTAAAGCCCGCTCAATTTGTTTGTCTGTAGATTTTACCTGTTGTACCAGATAGATTAGGCTGCGTCTTTTGCCTGGAGTAAAGGCTTCGAAAATGGCTTTGGCTCTTGGGTCTGTTTGCAACACTTCATCCAATACCTCAGGCATCGCGAATTGATGCTCGGTGTTGTCTTCCTCAAATTGTATAGCTACCTGATCTCCTGTTTTTAAATGCAGTTTTTTCAATAAGGGTTTACTGAGGTGTACATAAAAATCTCCCGACTGAGTTGGCTGAACAGCAGCGTGAATGGTTTCTGCGCCAATGATGCAGACAAGCCTTTTAGGCTTACCCATTTTGGCTACTTGTTTTGCAGGAATGATGGCACCATGAATGCCTGCATAAATATGTTCTATTCTGTACTTAGCCATGCATGCATGACAATTCAAATGCGTATTGGTTGACAAAAAAAGGGAACAGTAATGTTCCCTTTCGGTTGAATATCTTTTGAATAATCTTTATTCCCAAACCAAAGCACTGGCACCTAGAATGGCGGCATCCGCTTCTTTCAGGTCGCTGAAAATCAAATTCACCTTATTCCTGAAAATAGGGAGCACATTTGCTTCCATGGCCAACCTCGTTGGTTTAATCAGCATTTCGCCTGCAGCTGTAACACCACCAAATAAAACGATGGCTTCAGGTGAGCTGAACATTACGAAATTAGCCAGAGCCAATCCAAGTATATTGCCTGTGTATTCGAAAACTTCCTTGCATAAGCCGCAGCCCTGCATGGCAGCATCGTATATAGCTTTGCTATCGATATCTTCTGCTTTGATTTTGCGTAAAGGGGTATCTACATCAGGATTTTTTTCCATTAATTCCAAAGCAGTTAAGCGCATGCCTGTTGCACTGCAATAGGCTTCTAAGCTGCCCTTCATGCCGGTACCCCAATGCTCACGGCCATCTGGAATTACAGTAACGTGACCAAGTTCGCCTGCAAAACCATCATGGCCATAGACGAGTTGTCCATTCACGATGATGCCGCTGCCAACACCCGTTCCCAATGTGATTACGATAAAGTCTTTCATGCCCTTGGCAGCACCATACATCATTTCACCTTGCGCTGCAGCATTGGCATCATTGGTGAGGATTGCGGGTATGCCAAATTTTTCGTTTACGATAGTCGCAATGGGCACAATGCCTTTCCACTTAAGATTGGGCGCATATTCAATAGTGCCTTTGTAGTAGTTGCCATTGGGGGCGCCCATGCCAATACCTTTAATCTTATCGATACCGCCAACTTTTTCAATCATGGGCTGCAGCTTTTCGTAGAGTTCTTCCACGAATGTGCCTACCTGCTCATGGTCTGTTGTACGCATCCTGTCCTGATACCAGATATTACCACGCTTGTCTACTAATCCAAATTTGGTATTGGTACCGCCTATGTCTACACCTATGGCAAAAGAAGAAGGTTGTTCTGTCATATACTTCAAATTCAACAGGTAGTCATGCACTACCTGTTACTGTGAAAAATCTATTAATGTCCTCCTCCGATTTGTTTATCGAAATCAAGTCCCTGGCTCTTAAGTACACTTTTCAGCTTGAGCGCTAATAAAGCCAGTAAGCCAAAGCATGCTGCAGCAATCAGGTAACTCTT is drawn from Chitinophagales bacterium and contains these coding sequences:
- a CDS encoding YdeI/OmpD-associated family protein produces the protein MAKYRIEHIYAGIHGAIIPAKQVAKMGKPKRLVCIIGAETIHAAVQPTQSGDFYVHLSKPLLKKLHLKTGDQVAIQFEEDNTEHQFAMPEVLDEVLQTDPRAKAIFEAFTPGKRRSLIYLVQQVKSTDKQIERALLIASRIKAGINDPRIILKKTL
- a CDS encoding RNA-binding protein — translated: MNIYVSNLSYAVQDEDLRGFFAEYGEVSSAKVIMDKFTNRSRGFGFVEMSDDEAAKKAIAELNGAMVDGRSISVNEARPKEDRPRTGGGNGGNRPRPSYNNSRW
- a CDS encoding DinB family protein, which gives rise to MPQYSIASEQKRLLEIVQQVQQFINRIDTLSEWQLLQQPSFGGWSLAQVMEHLNVYCRHYLPLIDQAIQEERGNSGNYHSGWLGEFFAKLMQPLPDGTLSKKMQAPAKAQPVQALNAVAVKTEFRLHQEKLMLLLQNAHFANWQKQRIPTSLSKWISLRLGDTLRFFVAHEYRHLLQMQRILLQMS
- a CDS encoding Crp/Fnr family transcriptional regulator; this translates as MDALQQLKQMMDARFRLPDAVWQDFSAAWQPVAFKRKAVITAAGEVERYLYFVVEGIQRAYYLAEDGTDVTVVFTYPPSFCGVPDSLQLQTPAHYTVEALTASSMLRMGYQQLQDLMDQHRSLERMVRLATAAALYGVMHRQAEIMAFSAEQKFTTFLQRSPHLLNMVPHKYLASYLAIDASTFSKLLSSVRI
- a CDS encoding ROK family protein — encoded protein: MTEQPSSFAIGVDIGGTNTKFGLVDKRGNIWYQDRMRTTDHEQVGTFVEELYEKLQPMIEKVGGIDKIKGIGMGAPNGNYYKGTIEYAPNLKWKGIVPIATIVNEKFGIPAILTNDANAAAQGEMMYGAAKGMKDFIVITLGTGVGSGIIVNGQLVYGHDGFAGELGHVTVIPDGREHWGTGMKGSLEAYCSATGMRLTALELMEKNPDVDTPLRKIKAEDIDSKAIYDAAMQGCGLCKEVFEYTGNILGLALANFVMFSSPEAIVLFGGVTAAGEMLIKPTRLAMEANVLPIFRNKVNLIFSDLKEADAAILGASALVWE